Below is a genomic region from Castanea sativa cultivar Marrone di Chiusa Pesio chromosome 2, ASM4071231v1.
AGAATTGCTGTCGTGGAGTGGCAGCCTCCGCTTTAGATCAAAAAGAGAGTGTGGGTCTGTGAGGAACAGTGAGAGGATCTTGACACTCATTCGTGGTGGTTCAACTTTAGGAAGAGAGAGGGTTTGATCTTAGGAGCCACCAACGGTGGTCGGGGTGGCGAGCGCCATAACTAAGCAGTTAAAGACTATTTTGGGTCTGATAGCTCATTTAATTGTTCATGTGAGATACTAGTCAATTTTTAATTGTGCCACCAAACCTAGTTTGGAGGAATTCCTCCAAAATGGGTTGTATAAACTATGTCCAACTCTAAATGTCTTCAAGAAAAGTCAACATGTAAACTTATGAAAGCCAAAAGCAGGAGGTACTTTAAAatagccaaaaagaaaaaggggtaATTTTAAAGATATTCTAGCCTATTTATAATTTTGCCACACGAATTAAGCATTATTATCATATCACAGTGAAGTAGAATTTTCATTGAGAGAACTGACAACTATATGCAAGAACCATGTTCTTTTTATTTCCAGACAGttatcttttcttccttttttttttttaaattttttattattatcattattttttaagtaaagcACACAGTTAACTGTCGATGGAAACCGTTTAATTTAACTCTTCTAAAGTTTCACATAAATATCACCTttgaccataaaaaaatttgattcgTCATATGGTTAAATTTTTCATCAAGGCCAGTTAACATCATTTGATAGGTTGGGCAAATTGGATTGTGGGATTTACTCTCCACATATGGACCACTTGCCCTCAGCATTCTGAAAGATCCAAAACACCGAGTACATAAAGTTAGCAGTTATAGAAGTCTTGAACAATACCTTTTATTGAGGGTTTATCATAtttatctttcctctcgtccTCATTCTTCCATTCactgtcatcatcatcatcatcacccaTCTCATCTCTTCCATCATTTCCAATATCACTTTCACTAGCTGTCTCCCACTCAGAATCATCAGTCTCTCGGCCATACATGTCACCAGCATCACCCTCACAATGGACACCCCCATGTTTGATAGCTGCCTCCCTGAATAACCAAGCTGCACGCATCTGCTTCTTCACTAATCGTTCAGCATAGTCAGGAACCTTATTTTGCCTCAATGACAGATCAGGGTCATTGGATTGCGAGCACTCATTTATGAACAGAATGGCATCTAACAAACTCTCCTTAGCTAAACCCAGCATATCATAAGCCTGAGCCCTTCTCCATAAACTTTTGGCATGACGGTTAAGAGGATTGTGAAGACAAAGAGCACGTGTAGCATCACTTATGGCAAACAAAGGTTGTTGCAACAGAAGATAACACTGAGCTCGATTACTGTATAAAAccactctctctttcttggaTCTCATTGGACACAATGCCAATGCTTCTGAGTACTTCGATGCAGCTCCAGATATATTACCTGATGAAAAAAGGGAATTTCCTTCAAGCTTGACCACTAGGGCTGCTGCCTGTTTAATGTGGAGATCCTCCTTTGGCATGCTCTTTTCCCATTTCAATCTCTGCCTAGAATTTAGTAGTTCCTCGATCTGTTCTTTTGTGCGGTTGCTGAGAGAGTTACGTCCATTCCCTTGTGATTGGATGCATTCCTGAAGAACAGATACAATGGTATCACCAAGCTTCTTGTGATCACCTAGAGCTGATATCTCTGCAAGATCTACAAGTGCTGGTACCGCCTTATCGATAACCTGAAAAACAAATCAGGAGGTACTATAGTTAAGTATAAGTTGATTCTTCCTAAGAAGTTTATCATGGCGTTCACTCAATCATAGCCCCACAAAATGATACTTCAAActgtcaaaatttgaaattaattctTAAATTACCATTTGTAACTTAGAAAACATGGCAAGACAATGTGAAGCAAAACTATATTACATTTTGAACGAACAAGGTTCTAACAATGTAGAGTGCATCTTTGTAAACAGCATTTATGGCCGAGAACTCCGTATCACAATACCAATATTAGGtcgtaaaaaataaataaaaatcacaagGTGAGAGTACtatgatattaaatttatataagaaaattcaTTGATTTAATAGAATGATACTGAAAAAGGAGTTTATGATATTGTAAGGTTTCCAGCAGGCTTGCCATTTGAGCTCCCTAATTAAGGCAAGAACTCAAACACAAAGTTTAAAGCCAGTGACATGCAACCATGAAGTCCATATCAAAACACAGTCTTCAATTTTCAAGATACAAGACCAGATGATAGCATCTCCAATATGTTGCCTTTCTTAATTGTGTACTATTCATAAATACGCTTACTTGTGCTGCATAGATTTTTTCATCTTCAGTCGTACAGTATAATTTAAAGAATAAAGTAGTGATTTGAACATTAAAGGAACCAAAAAGCTATAGagttcctatcaaaaaaaaaaaaaaaaagaagttataaaGTTGAAAAGAACTCATATGAGGTGCATGTTTCATACATATACTGAGGCTTAAGGTGAAAAGAAAATGGCAAATGAAAGCCTTAAAATCTTGGTGTGACCCTAGAATTAAGCCTAAAGGTTATGTTTGAGACATTTGTCTTGACTTTCACATCAAGGGGCGCCTCAAAAGCCACTGAAAAGTGTGTTCTCTATAAGTTAGCAGTTAGCCAGTTACCATTAGCACTTTATGAAACACATTTCAGTGATTTACTGtcaacaaaaagataaaaatatgaTAGCACTCAACCTAAGTATTAATTTTGGTGATAGTCAAGCCAATATGAGCTGCTCTCAAAAGCATAAGAATGCTGGTCTCTGAAAAAATAAAGGAGCGAATTTTTGTCTATGGACTCCCAAGTGCTTGCATAATTAACAGTTTATCCTATGATAGCAAAACAGTTGGTCAAACCTGCTTCTATCTCTGGAATTTTGATTGCAATTTGAGTAGACCCATTAGTTTTAACTTTCAAAGTCCAATATGCACAAGTGAGTAACATGTAaacaaacatttatttattaataggACATATTAATCTATACATTTAACTACAGAAAACAAGAAGGGAGTGGGGCTCTGCTTACCATCTTTCAATGTAGAGGTGTTTATGCATAATGCAAGAATGGTGACAAGCTTGGGGAGACTAGACTACAGCTATAGCAAGAATACCTCATGGATATAGCTTGTGGAAAGGCATTTGGGCTGGCTGGGATAGATTCTCTGATTTCTTGTCTTTTAGGGCAGGGAATGGTAAAAGAATCAGGTTTTGGCATGACATTTTGTGTGGGGATCATTCATTGAAGGAATTGTACCTAGAGTTATATTTGATTGCTGCAAATAAGGATGTTACAGTGAACTAATTGATTTCATTTAGAGGGGATAATAGAAGTTTGTATTGGAACCCATGATTCTTTGGGACTTTTCATGATTGGGAACTAGAAGCGGTGAATAAATTGATACATTTTCCTTACTCCAAGTAAATTTCAGAAGGTAATAGGATTGCTTACTTTGGATTCTGAATGGGAAAGGGAGGTTTAGTGTAAGATCTTTTTATGAGTGTTTGAGACATGTCCCTTCATCACAATTCCCTTAGATACAACACAAGGCGGCTTTCTTTGCATGAACAACGACCAAAAATTCTATCCTAAACTTGGATAATCTTATTAAAAGGAAGATGGTGGTTGTTGCTAGACGTATAATGTGCAAGTGTAGCTGTGAAATCTGCTACTTCATTTTCCAATGGCCCAACAGCTGTGGTCTTTTGCACTTACAGCTTTTGGAGTGATAAGGGTGGTGCAAAAGCAGGTGATATATTTGCTGTTTTTATGGAGTGATGCGTTCAGATGTCATCAAAACTGGGTTGTGCAGGAAGCAACTCCTCATTGTATAAAGTGGACcgtttggagagagagaaaccatTGGACTTTCAATGATGAAGAGGAATTAACACTGGatattaaaaatagttttctaagATCTTTGTTTGGATATTGCATTATGATTAGGTGGGGGTGAAATACAGTtctataattgattttttggaCCATTTGAATGTCcgtttgtaattctttagggaAGCTTACCATTTTGagctttcctttcttttaataaaacatCTTActtatgcacaaaaaaaaaaaaggtaatgcTTTGAGGTAAGGCAGAACTTTCTAAAACCTAAAAGAGTTGTGCCTAGCATTAATATTTAGTTAGACGTTGATCCAGCTATTAATTGATATCTTGATCAAACATAAACTGTATCAGATGAATAATGATTCTTCAGAAAAATAGACAACTTAATATAGATAAGGATTAAAGATGGGTCTGTTCAAACAATTTGGGAAAGGTTAACCATCTTGCATGACTCATGCAAGGAATACCTACGAAAACATCAGAATTCAGAAGATATTTATTCCAAATTTCCCTAGATGAAGTGATAGGCTCCTAAATGCAAAGGGTTTTTCAAGAGTAAGAAATAGtcattttataatataagaTGCAATACTTCAGCCCACTGTTACAGGTATAAACTGTCCACGATAAAAATCGAATACAAATAGCATAAGTGATGTTTTCAACATAAGAAATGAggacaataaaatttaatataaggaTTTAATAGACCATAACTTCTACATCTAAAATTTATGACAATGATTATTAATAATTggaggacaaaaaaaaaactaaataatccACATTAACAGTTACTAAAAGGTTTTAATTAGATCTGTTGTGCCATATGGATTTGCCAGGAATctttggaaaattaaaattggATGCAGGGTGAAGTATATGCAGCATAATGTGAAAGATGCACACCTTATGACAAGTACTTGGGTCTTGTAGCAACCATAGAAGACAATCAATGGCCATATATTGCCAATCATCTGACGATCGAGCAATATTGCATAATGCTTCTATAATGCCAGTACAACTAGCAACAGGTCCCCTGCCCAGCTTATGATGGCAGATTGTTCTTAATAAACCAATACCAGCAGGAGAATTTTCATTAACAAGTCCACCCCACATTCCTGGTAGCTTTATTAAGAATTCAGACTTGCATATAGTCTGAAGAAATTCAGGTTTAAAAGCAAAGCAATTGATGAGCTGAAGGGACCAGCACTGTAACTGACTAGCCCATTCCTCTGCCTTTCTGGACTCCATTTCAACACCACCCATGCCACGGGTAAGCAGATCACAGTGATAACTTAGCCTTCTATCAACATACTGGTAAAAATGTGAGTAAACTATTTCTAGGGAACTCATTGCTAGCTGAATGGAAAGCTCCAGAATCTCACCATGACTTGCTAAAGCAGGAAAAGTGCTGGAATATGTAGCCAAGTGTCCTAAAGCTCGAACTGCTACTCTTTGTTCAACCCAAGTTAACCTCCCACTTAGAAGTTCAACCAATGGAGGGATCACTCCAGCATGAACAGCACTATCTGCAAATTCTTCCATGTTCATGGTGTAGGATCCAATTATATGGGCTGCATAGTATGGAATGTATATGTTTTGGTCATGAGCAAGCCAACGGCGATTTTTTAGGCCCTTCCATATGAGTGCAGCCATGCATTCAAATATTCCCAAATCAATAAACTCCTGGTCATTTGGGTGTGCCATGGCAGTATTCCAAAGACCACTGATTGGGAGAACCTGACCATCATCATCCTGTGAAGGAAGTTCTCTAAAAAATTTCAGTATACTTGCTCTGCGCTTGCTCGGATTTCCTTCCTTCATGACACAGAAGAAGCAACCTGGATACGGACAGTCAGATGACACTTTATCCATGCTCAGCAACGAACTAATCAGTATTCATAGAGCTGACAAGTTAATTCCTCATCAACTAGCTGAACTGAATAAATACTTCAACACTGCACAAATATGACACATTGGATTAGCAACTGGCTGGAAGAATGTCATTACTGCCAACCAAAGCCAATAAACCCCCCAGAAACATTCTGTGGCAAGAAAGCATAGTGCAGTCACTGTAGATTGGGGACTGTACATAAGAACTTGAATGTAATAGTACTTGTTAAATACACATCAGCCCATGTTATCATGCATAACCACTAATCCATGAtccattgaataaaaatattaactttaCTAAACTACTCTAACTGCACTAGAAAGAAACACAAGTTGGTTTCCCTATCATGCTCTTATCCAAACTATATCTTCATTCTAAATAACTACCTGATTTCCTAAATGTATTAACATATAAATTGCATTACAAATTTCCTAACACTAATAATTCTAGAAAATCCAGGCTATAGGTGTAGAGAATTTTGAATTAAGGAATATCCATTCCCATTTTTTCTAAGGAAAGTTCCTAAAAGGGTCTCCAAGTAATGGTTGAATTCATCGTTTTAGGGATTGACATATAAAACCAAATAACTACTTAACTATACAAATCACTAGCAAGATCAGCATATTACTCAATTTTCATTTCATCAATGCAAAAAGTGAATCCATAGAAACAACAGAAGTCataaatattaattcaaaccAAACCCACATACATATGACATAAAAAAACACCGAGTCAATCCAACTCATGCAGTGTCAACAAGTTCAGAATTTCTACATATCCAAAAGCCCAAATTGTCAAAGTGCTGAAGAATCGGcatctttaaaattttcaattaattacGAAAAAAAACTAAGACAAAATAGAGGTTGACCGCTCTAGTACAAACTACAAACAAACAGAACTACTgaacttaaattttcaaatcaattagATCTAAAGGACAAAGCTTTAACCAAAGGGTTCTCTTATAAATACAAGTTCTTAAGTAAGATCCAAACCCCAAAACGACCTAATCAGTAATCACACACACtaaaattcaaccttacaaacCCACAAAATAATAACAAGCAAAACAACAATCTCAAACATGAAGAGTGGAAAACacatttgagaagaaaaaaaaaaaaaaaaaaaaaaacagaggcAGGGAAGAagtgaaaagagagagataccTCGGACGACGAACTCGTTTTGTAACAAGTACAACAAGGgaacaaacaacaaaagaaaatcctTAACCAAACCGAAcactgaaataaaaaaagaataaaaaagaaaaaacctttctctctctctctctctctctttcttttcccaagTGATTGAAAGTAGAATATATTGCTTTCCAGTGattttggtcttttttgttgttgttgttgttgtgtttctgcttcttcttctggTGCTGTTGAGTAACGGAACTGAAAGTAAGAAgacaagaagaagagagaaagagagagagagaggagttgtACTACATACGAAGTGtggtgtgtttgtgtttgtgttttgtgtcTGTGTTTGGGGTTTTGATTCTAACAAGCGAGAGAAGATCTCGTCTCTtagcaatgaaaaaaatatgGTCACTGTTTTAAAAAAGCctacaacccaaaaaaatttgattttcccAAAAGAACAGAATCAACAGATCTATTCCCACGCGCGCTGCCTGTTCACGTAGCTccctagctttttttttttttttttttgatgggagcTCCCTAGCTTTTTTATTCAacatattcttaaaaaaaattgaaattattataaatgtgtgatattataattaaagctaaaatgtaaattgtgTACTCTaagcttgtgtgtgtgtttctcaccaaaaaaaaaaaaaaagtttggctgaaatttattttaattctttaactttgatttctttcaatttttttttatcaagctttctttcaattgaattatttaatttttaaatttatttaatgctaaattgtaaattatacCCTTAAAGTTTGTGAGTATTTAAATTTTGCaccctaaaatttcaaaatgtgaattttacccataaaatttaggagtgtttgatttttacaccttgaaattttaaaatttagaatttaccCTCTAAATTTTTGGAGCATTCagattttactccctaaaatTTAGAGATATATGAATTTTACATCTTGatgttttagaatttagatgtataaaattcaaacattcatAAACCTTAAGagtataatttcaatttatccTTTATTCATTTTAGAATATTGAATAGAAtacttgaaataaataaatttaaaacttaaaaaaattaattaaataaaaataaacttaaagaATTGAAACGAATTTCAGCCAAgtgaaatttgtattttattctattttttaaaaaatttaataaaaaataacttatttcttttaaaatggaCAGCTACCAGAGAGGATGGGGGAGGAAAGgagcgtgagagagagagtgagaacgCGAGGGAGTGCCGTTATGAAAGTAAAGGGGCAATTGAGGATGGGTCATGGGGCTGGGTGGGTAGTGGCCAGGTTCAGTTTTTCCAATTATAATTGCGCCAACAGTGTATTATCATTAACCTTTATTTTTCTGCTCTTGGTCCCAGTTTCCTACACGcctgtctttttcttttgtcttaaACATCACTTTGAATTTCAGAGTCTTTATTATGgcccaaaaacttaaattttaaaattacatcTCTAAAACTTGTGAATGCATTATATTTATTGGTattatatgaataaaaaaaatcacgatttaaaaaattatttatatgtttgttGTAATTTAAGGTTATCatcttacttaataaaataaaaattattattattttgaaaatctaaccgttaaattgcatgttctttacgctcttaatacatattccaaattttgtgtcaatgaGATAtaatttactatatgatctataagtttatattttgtgcataattttaaactacaaaaacttgcaatttaaacaatttattgatgacatagctattgatatttaattttctagaaattttgcaaagtatgtagaatataagaagaatatataatctaatggtggatttatcaaaattcactttcagtaaaaagatattgaataagaTTATAGCCTcagactacaactaattttgtagataaattttgtcctattaaatactagcttgtaaccccatgtatatgcatagatacacttaaagatatacaataagatgcatattataatttatatataatttaaatgctattgatagtcatttttatatttttttaacacttaaaaaaaaatttgtaaggatattattatgtataaaatgtaaattgtccatttaaaaaaaaacaattattgtaaaacacttttttttttttacgatttatttattctatactatttggtttttatatttaataactcacttaaatgaatatttatgatgcgGTCCCACATTTaactctaaaattaaaaaataaaattctttaagaataaataatttaggacacatggcgtaaaattggaactctaatttgtaatTCTAATTCGAGTTTCTCTCTACTtcacttattattatatatataaatatagatttggtatataatttaaattttgaataagcAAGTACATTTCTTTATTATGTTATTTGTGCTCACCTCACCTTCTTATTCTTATCTATGACCATGCATTCTTAATTTGTCAATTTCCTATCAATTTTCATAATCATTCTCCTTCCAAAACAACAactattcaaatattttgttgaaaatgcaTTAGTTGACTGGTTTATGTGCAATGCATGGTTATCAGAATCTCGATCTGAATCTTACGATCTTATGATTTTACGATCTCACCTCATTAAAACGATTCGGATTTTTCAAGGATCTTTGGGATCGTTTAGGATCAGTAGGATCGTACGATTCTGATGATTCCCAACAACTTTTGTTTATTGTAATCTTCTTAAACTTGATAGAAGACTCAGTtggatttaaatgaaaaataaaatcctaataGACCAAGTTTTCCACTCTAATGCAGAGAGAGTGTTAAttggacccaaataaaaaatgtttcaatAGTGTTATATTTTAAGGTTTTTGGCATCTTTAAATGATACTTACAAATGAATATGGTGATACAtgataattatatcaatgaatgtataatttatgtgattatttaacataccaatgtgtatttttttgtttttttttctcaaataatgtaaGATCTTACGAGTCACAGTCCGATTCTACAATCCACGATCCCACCTACCTCCCATGATACTGCATAGGATCCTGATTTTGACAACTTTGGTGCAATGACTATAAATATGTAGAATGGTAGAAGTACTACtaaaattaatgattaaattaatattCATTTGTCTAATCAacttttttaatctttcctTTTTagcagtaatttttttaaaattaattaattggtgtaaaaaatctaatatactCCAGCAGTAGAGTACCCTacagggaaatttttttttttccaaaaggagattaaactaataattaaaaaatatatcaaaaacatTATTGGCATTACAATACACATGCATTCACTTCCTCAATAATGTCAGACCATTAATTATCTTTACATGCATAATTactaataattacaaaaaaactaacaaaaatatttctttgaCAATAAAGAACCTAATAATTACCAACCAAAAAACCTTCCAGTAGGAGAAATGGCTCATTAAaccaacaattaaaaaaaatcctatttagTGGCATCATAGGCATTATTTCCTTCAATAATGCcacattataattattaataaatgcaTTATgactaataattttaattttttttttatacaagatagaatttctactctagcttaatctaagtgtatatgtgtgtgaagttctctCTTGGAAACTTGAACATCGGCCCTTACTAtaattaatatgtatatattaatgAGAAATGTTATAAACACAAACTatcttacaacatttttaccaAATGTTGACGTGGTCAACCTCTTATTAGTTATCATCTAAGtccaccattaatatcatttttttttcatttaccaataatcactcaccacattaacagtttgtaaaattttttataaaatattttgtatctctagcattattttatattaattatatctTCCAAACATcgtaaaaaatccaaaactatCATGATTCCTTATCAAGGAAGATCTAGGGTGGCATAACTGTCCTTGGTTTGGTTCCACTTtggtttaatctttttttttttttttttttggttgagaaacaaTTTAATCTTTTCTATTCTTCAATAGATTAATTTGTAGTGGGTAGTATATATTTCAATTAGCTTGTTATCCCATACATATGCATAGGGAAAATTAAGAACAACTATGTgtatgagaaaaattaaaaacaattacaattgcACATTATTTTACATTGTTTAATATAATTGTAATTGTGTTCCTCCATTTTTGTAGTGTTGTTAATAGCTgcaccaaaattaataaattgaaattgaCACTTGGCATCAAATTATACTCtatatgaaatctaatttgatttccttttagttttggttttaagaGTGTGGGTGCCCAAGGACCGAGGAAGGATAACACAATTGTAACCTTCAGTCGTTTCTCATATAGATGCACTTATAACTTGAGGAATGAGGTTGCCCAAGGAGAAGATGGGAAGAGACAGAACGTCTTTTGGAAGTACAAGAGGTGAGAGGGGCATCTCAGGGGATAAACAagatatttttggaaagtccCCTATAAAGTTTCACTTACCACCTCTGCATTAAATGACTGGCAACaactttatcagctgcattgatAAGAAAGTGATCTGAATAGTAGATCCACAACTAAACAGCTCTTTCTACCACCTTCACCAGAAGTCTAATAGGACAAGTGTCCTAATAGGAGTTTAGAGGATTGTAGGTGGAGGGCTAGGATGCAAGGAGCTTAAGAgtatataaatgaaaataactTCTAGAGAAAAGGGATTCGGAAAAATCAAGGGAAAATATTAGAGCTAGAACAGTGACTGAGAGAAAAGAGATAGAACAGTGTATACATATGCACAAGAGAATTGTCCTCAGACAAACTTGTAAAGAACTATCAATATGCTTTGTCTTTGACTTTCGCTTATTCCTTCTTTATCTGTATCATTGGGCAAAGCCCAACTTGTTTCATCTCACTCTCTTTACAAATATCTATTGGTTTGGGCCTAGTTAGGTAATTCCAAtttcactattctaagtgggacTGAGTCGCTAGATTTTGTGCTCCAACA
It encodes:
- the LOC142624503 gene encoding uncharacterized protein LOC142624503 isoform X1, coding for MDKVSSDCPYPGCFFCVMKEGNPSKRRASILKFFRELPSQDDDGQVLPISGLWNTAMAHPNDQEFIDLGIFECMAALIWKGLKNRRWLAHDQNIYIPYYAAHIIGSYTMNMEEFADSAVHAGVIPPLVELLSGRLTWVEQRVAVRALGHLATYSSTFPALASHGEILELSIQLAMSSLEIVYSHFYQYVDRRLSYHCDLLTRGMGGVEMESRKAEEWASQLQCWSLQLINCFAFKPEFLQTICKSEFLIKLPGMWGGLVNENSPAGIGLLRTICHHKLGRGPVASCTGIIEALCNIARSSDDWQYMAIDCLLWLLQDPSTCHKVIDKAVPALVDLAEISALGDHKKLGDTIVSVLQECIQSQGNGRNSLSNRTKEQIEELLNSRQRLKWEKSMPKEDLHIKQAAALVVKLEGNSLFSSGNISGAASKYSEALALCPMRSKKERVVLYSNRAQCYLLLQQPLFAISDATRALCLHNPLNRHAKSLWRRAQAYDMLGLAKESLLDAILFINECSQSNDPDLSLRQNKVPDYAERLVKKQMRAAWLFREAAIKHGGVHCEGDAGDMYGRETDDSEWETASESDIGNDGRDEMGDDDDDDSEWKNEDERKDKYDKPSIKDIKHGYNVQLAEDEP
- the LOC142624503 gene encoding uncharacterized protein LOC142624503 isoform X2; this encodes MDKVSSDCPYPGCFFCVMKEGNPSKRRASILKFFRELPSQDDDGQVLPISGLWNTAMAHPNDQEFIDLGIFECMAALIWKGLKNRRWLAHDQNIYIPYYAAHIIGSYTMNMEEFADSAVHAGVIPPLVELLSGRLTWVEQRVAVRALGHLATYSSTFPALASHGEILELSIQLAMSSLEIVYSHFYQYVDRRLSYHCDLLTRGMGGVEMESRKAEEWASQLQCWSLQLINCFAFKPEFLQTICKSEFLIKLPGMWGGLVNENSPAGIGLLRTICHHKLGRGPVASCTGIIEALCNIARSSDDWQYMAIDCLLWLLQDPSTCHKVIDKAVPALVDLAEISALGDHKKLGDTIVSVLQECIQSQGNGRNSLSNRTKEQIEELLNSRQRLKWEKSMPKEDLHIKQAAALVVKLEGNSLFSSGNISGAASKYSEALALCPMRSKKERVVLYSNRAQCYLLLQQPLFAISDATRALCLHNPLNRHAKSLWRRAQAYDMLGLAKESLLDAILFINECSQSNDPDLSLRQNKVPDYAERLVKKQMRAAWLFREAAIKHGGVHCEGDAGDMYGRETDDSEWETASESDIGNDGRDEMGDDDDDDSEWKNEDERKDKYDKPSIKACGG
- the LOC142624503 gene encoding uncharacterized protein LOC142624503 isoform X3 — its product is MDKVSSDCPYPGCFFCVMKEGNPSKRRASILKFFRELPSQDDDGQVLPISGLWNTAMAHPNDQEFIDLGIFECMAALIWKGLKNRRWLAHDQNIYIPYYAAHIIGSYTMNMEEFADSAVHAGVIPPLVELLSGRLTWVEQRVAVRALGHLATYSSTFPALASHGEILELSIQLAMSSLEIVYSHFYQYVDRRLSYHCDLLTRGMGGVEMESRKAEEWASQLQCWSLQLINCFAFKPEFLQTICKSEFLIKLPGMWGGLVNENSPAGIGLLRTICHHKLGRGPVASCTGIIEALCNIARSSDDWQYMAIDCLLWLLQDPSTCHKVIDKAVPALVDLAEISALGDHKKLGDTIVSVLQECIQSQGNGRNSLSNRTKEQIEELLNSRQRLKWEKSMPKEDLHIKQAAALVVKLEGNSLFSSGNISGAASKYSEALALCPMRSKKERVVLYSNRAQCYLLLQQPLFAISDATRALCLHNPLNRHAKSLWRRAQAYDMLGLAKESLLDAILFINECSQSNDPDLSLRQNKVPDYAERLVKKQMRAAWLFREAAIKHGGVHCEGDAGDMYGRETDDSEWETASESDIGNDGRDEMGDDDDDDSEWKNEDERKDKYDKPSIKEP